In a single window of the Dreissena polymorpha isolate Duluth1 chromosome 3, UMN_Dpol_1.0, whole genome shotgun sequence genome:
- the LOC127872059 gene encoding neuropeptide FF receptor 2-like, translating to MSFNQSEEVGVNVTLDQLNSEVVATKYGAIIILGILIPLGVIGNGHVLHFYIFKKKNTNTRVFVCCLAVIDFVASSICFPWVISFNFNPLESYSDAFCKILYILNYFLAVGEVLMLLVIAVERYRKICEPFKPQITLKQAKASHRTRKMQKLSLNWSNENLPANPKAQ from the exons ATGTCATTTAATCAGTCTGAAGAGGTCGGCGTAAATGTGACGTTAGATCAGCTAAATAGTGAAGTAGTCGCCACAAAATACGGAGCCATCATAATTTTGGGAATTCTCATTCCGCTAGGTGTTATAGGGAACGGACATGtgttacatttttacattttcaaaaagaaaaacaCCAATACTCGCGTGTTTGTTTGCTGCCTTGCTGTTATAGACTTTGTGGCAAGTTCCATTTGTTTCCCGTGGGTTATCTCTTTCAACTTTAATCCACTTGAAAGTTATAGCGATGCATTCTGtaagattttatatattttaaactacTTCTTGGCAGTAGGGGAAGTGTTGATGCTCCTTGTCATAGCAGTTGAACGATATAGAAAGATATGTGAACCGTTTAAACCACAGATCACTCTTAAACAGGCAAAG GCCAGCCACAGAACCAGGAAAATGCAAAAGCTTTCATTGAACTGGTCAAACGAGAACCTGCCAGCAAACCCGAAGGCGCAATAG